A single Calypte anna isolate BGI_N300 chromosome 5A, bCalAnn1_v1.p, whole genome shotgun sequence DNA region contains:
- the LOC103534455 gene encoding carbohydrate sulfotransferase 9, producing the protein MNQKVLVFLLPNFVFGIFLFGFFCKRQKNLTGAFPNPTEDWLAIQNDRKSTLASLCLKNNLLKLRTKLDSHVGNQLFVEHKHRFIYCEVPKVGCSNWKRTIFLLQADLNAEASEIEHDHIHQTSLIKKLVSYPPAIQKEFLNNYTKVMFTRHPLERLVSAYRDKLLHSEPFYSITVANEIRAMFRKNKNSSEKVSFQEFVSFIIAKPPNTLDIHWKPMFLLCDPCNIHYDILGKYETLGLDSEHVLRVIGAPENLHYPSLKRYGAEKRTNGDITLEYLRQLNSEQIEKIKKLYQMDFFLFNYTMKYEDYFS; encoded by the exons ATGAACCAGAAAGTGTTAGTTTTCCTTCTGCCAAATTTTGTTTttggaatatttctttttgggtttttctgtaagagacaaaaaaacctcacag GTGCATTTCCTAATCCCACTGAGGATTGGCTGGCAATCCAAAATGATCGCAAAAGCACACTGGCTTCTCTCTGCCTGAAGAACAACCTTCTGAAATTAAGAACAAAATTGGATTCTCACGTGGGAAACCAACTCTTTGTGGAGCACAAACATAGATTTATCTACTGTGAGGTGCCCAAGGTAGGCTGCTCCAACTGGAAGAGAACTATTTTCCTCCTCCAAGCAGATCTGAATGCAGAAGCTTCTGAAATAGAGCATGACCACATCCACCAGACCTCACTGATCAAAAAGCTGGTGTCTTACCCTCCTGCCATCCAAAAGGAATTTCTTAACAATTACACCAAAGTGATGTTCACCAGACACCCCTTGGAACGGCTGGTTTCAGCTTACAGAGACAAACTTCTGCATTCTGAGCCTTTCTACAGTATCACTGTTGCTAATGAGATCAGGGCAATGTTCAGGAAAAACAAGAATTCTTCTGAAAAAGTCAGTTTCCAGGAGTTTGTCAGCTTCATTATTGCAAAACCACCAAATACTCTTGACATTCACTGGAAACCCATGTTTCTCCTCTGTGATCCTTGCAACATTCACTATGATATTCTGGGTAAGTATGAAACTCTTGGGTTAGATTCTGAACACGTTCTGAGGGTCATTGGAGCACCAGAGAACCTGCATTACCCCAGCCTGAAGAGGTATGGTGCAGAGAAAAGAACCAATGGGGACATCACCTTGGAGTATCTCAGACAACTGAACTCTGAACAAATTGAGAAGATCAAAAAATTGTATCAAAtggattttttcctgtttaactATACAATGAAATACGAGGATTATTTCTCCTGA